The bacterium genome window below encodes:
- a CDS encoding glycosyltransferase family 4 protein, with translation MKILHLNTFDIEGGAAKAAWRLHQGLRELGTDSRILVQTKTSGDYTVYERDTDLARWLGKYRPLLEILPTLPYWSRPPTHWATEWMPTRIIQQIERLKPDVIHLHWVCRGFMSIPDIGKLTQPIIWTLHDSWAFTGGCHVPGNCALYKKECGMCPQLDSAQPDDLSRWIWARKNKYWAHQPFTIVTPSHWLAECSQNSSLLGHCRTEVIPNGIDTALYHPIPKQKAREALTLPQNRKFVLISAMNATLDLNKGFRHLESALQQLAASGWKDKIELLVVGQTAPSEPVNTGVPVRFLGVLKDETAMRQVYSAADVTVSSSIQENLPNSIMESMACGTPVVAFNVGGIPQLIDHNVNGYLATPFESSDLAEGIKMILSDETIGLQFSDRARTKTETIFDTGIITRQYQALYKELL, from the coding sequence ATGAAAATTCTTCATCTCAACACATTTGATATCGAAGGTGGCGCCGCCAAGGCAGCCTGGAGACTCCATCAGGGACTGCGGGAACTTGGAACAGATTCCCGTATTCTGGTTCAGACCAAGACCAGCGGGGATTATACCGTTTACGAACGCGATACCGATCTTGCAAGATGGCTCGGGAAGTACCGTCCCCTGCTGGAAATTTTACCTACGCTCCCCTATTGGAGCCGCCCCCCGACCCATTGGGCCACCGAATGGATGCCCACTCGAATTATCCAACAAATCGAAAGGTTAAAGCCGGATGTCATCCACCTCCACTGGGTTTGCCGGGGCTTCATGTCTATCCCTGATATCGGCAAACTCACACAACCGATCATCTGGACCCTCCACGATTCCTGGGCCTTCACCGGCGGGTGCCATGTCCCCGGAAATTGTGCGTTATATAAAAAAGAATGCGGGATGTGCCCCCAGCTTGACTCCGCCCAACCTGACGACTTGAGCAGATGGATCTGGGCGCGAAAAAATAAATATTGGGCACACCAGCCCTTCACCATCGTAACCCCAAGTCACTGGCTGGCAGAGTGCTCGCAGAATAGTTCACTACTCGGCCACTGCCGAACCGAAGTCATCCCCAACGGCATCGACACCGCCCTCTATCACCCGATTCCAAAACAGAAAGCCCGGGAAGCGCTCACCCTGCCGCAAAACCGGAAATTCGTGCTGATTTCGGCCATGAACGCCACGCTCGATCTCAACAAGGGGTTCCGCCATCTGGAGTCTGCTTTACAGCAGTTGGCCGCGTCAGGGTGGAAGGATAAAATTGAATTGCTGGTAGTGGGGCAAACGGCCCCTTCCGAACCGGTAAACACCGGCGTTCCGGTCCGTTTTCTGGGTGTTTTGAAAGACGAGACCGCCATGCGTCAGGTCTATTCTGCCGCCGATGTGACCGTGTCCAGTTCCATTCAGGAAAACCTGCCCAACTCCATTATGGAGTCCATGGCCTGCGGCACCCCCGTTGTGGCGTTCAACGTTGGAGGAATTCCCCAACTCATCGATCACAACGTCAACGGATACCTGGCCACCCCATTTGAGTCCAGCGATCTGGCTGAAGGTATCAAAATGATTTTGTCCGATGAAACTATTGGGCTTCAATTTTCGGACAGGGCCCGAACAAAAACAGAAACCATATTCGATACCGGGATCATCACCCGCCAATATCAAGCTTTGTATAAGGAATTGTTGTGA
- a CDS encoding type II toxin-antitoxin system RelE/ParE family toxin codes for MPRELIIRPEAEAELSEAFEWYESRVQGLGAEFLLTFDATLASIVRNPLQHPLVHKTVHRALLRRFPYEIFFVLGNHHIVILAVFHAKRNPKRWSDRT; via the coding sequence GTGCCTCGCGAGTTGATCATCCGGCCAGAGGCGGAAGCAGAACTAAGCGAAGCCTTTGAATGGTATGAGTCTCGGGTTCAAGGACTTGGCGCCGAGTTTCTCCTGACCTTTGACGCAACATTAGCGAGCATCGTCAGAAATCCGCTCCAGCATCCTCTCGTGCACAAGACGGTGCACAGAGCACTTCTCCGGCGGTTTCCTTATGAAATCTTCTTTGTCCTTGGCAACCATCACATCGTTATCCTTGCCGTGTTTCACGCAAAACGAAATCCGAAACGATGGTCCGACAGAACATAA
- a CDS encoding addiction module protein produces the protein MSTLTKTDFLSLSVPERIILVEDIWDSVSEVPDAVVLTEEQKSELDRRLDAYHKNPGEGSPWSEVRARIRSRVCLAS, from the coding sequence ATGAGCACATTAACCAAAACAGATTTCTTAAGCTTGAGCGTGCCGGAGCGCATCATCCTCGTCGAGGATATCTGGGATAGTGTCTCTGAAGTGCCCGATGCGGTCGTTCTTACCGAGGAGCAGAAGTCGGAGCTTGATCGTCGGCTCGATGCTTATCACAAGAATCCCGGAGAGGGCTCTCCTTGGAGTGAAGTTCGAGCCCGCATTAGGAGTCGAGTGTGCCTCGCGAGTTGA
- a CDS encoding DUF3102 domain-containing protein, translating into MSKSTTTNVLADPEIQRHTQRILALQKEERQTREQLGRIVAEIGAELIAAKDALDKTPDKAAWLRWLKNHVHYSADTAQNYMRVARFAEKNGSASVFFGLEPTVLYRLAALPDEKAATLTPDTLLTDPRTGRQTALSQMSVRSLDRALDALEGKTAPQKPKPASMDVVLSGETREDVAADAQRIMGLLSGQLAVIRKRKGTLTGDSKQRVLEAIERLRGIVLKWPAWATPATKKKPTR; encoded by the coding sequence ATGAGCAAATCGACAACGACGAACGTGCTGGCTGACCCCGAGATCCAACGCCATACCCAGCGAATCCTGGCGTTGCAGAAAGAGGAACGGCAGACGCGGGAACAACTGGGCCGAATTGTGGCTGAGATTGGCGCCGAACTCATCGCCGCCAAGGACGCGCTCGACAAGACGCCGGACAAGGCCGCCTGGTTGCGGTGGTTGAAAAATCACGTGCATTATTCGGCGGACACCGCGCAGAACTACATGCGGGTCGCCCGGTTCGCCGAAAAAAACGGAAGCGCTTCGGTTTTTTTCGGACTGGAGCCCACCGTTCTGTATCGCCTCGCCGCGTTGCCTGATGAGAAGGCCGCTACCCTCACGCCCGATACGCTGTTGACCGACCCGCGGACCGGGCGGCAAACGGCCCTCAGCCAGATGAGTGTCCGCTCGTTGGATCGGGCGCTGGACGCCTTGGAGGGCAAGACGGCCCCTCAGAAGCCGAAACCTGCCTCTATGGACGTCGTGTTGTCGGGTGAGACTCGTGAGGACGTTGCCGCTGACGCCCAGCGGATCATGGGACTGCTGTCCGGCCAACTTGCGGTAATTCGCAAACGAAAGGGAACGTTGACCGGCGACTCAAAACAACGTGTCCTGGAGGCGATCGAACGCTTGCGCGGCATCGTATTGAAATGGCCTGCTTGGGCGACGCCCGCCACCAAGAAGAAACCCACGCGATGA
- a CDS encoding glycosyltransferase: MPPLITVLMPVHNGNAHLAKAMQSILRQSLRDFEFLIIDDASTDDSVSIIEDFKDSRIRLIQSPARLKLSGALNLGLDHAQGRYIARMDADDISLPRRLEIQAAFMEQHPELGLCGTWIRYFGGSSHSILKRPLHHAEIQAFTLLDTPFAHPTMMLRRDMIERDQLRFNGDFFPTEDFELWTRALRTLPAANLPQVLLRYRIHGKSLTVADWSTMDDQAVRIIQTQLQSLGLAPSPDELRFHRQLAMGRLDMTAAILDQAEVWLTRLIDVNQSARTFAPDALESILGDVWFRTCMHSAKLGFWVATRYHQSSLGTRDKQRTQHEWLMRLAALKAKLS; the protein is encoded by the coding sequence ATGCCTCCTTTGATCACAGTCTTAATGCCTGTTCACAACGGTAATGCCCATCTGGCAAAGGCGATGCAAAGCATCCTCCGCCAGAGCCTGCGGGATTTCGAATTCTTGATCATTGATGATGCCTCCACCGATGATTCGGTCTCTATCATCGAGGATTTTAAAGACTCACGAATCCGCCTGATTCAAAGCCCTGCCCGGCTCAAACTTTCCGGCGCCCTGAATCTCGGGCTCGATCACGCTCAAGGCCGCTATATCGCCCGGATGGATGCCGATGACATCAGCCTTCCCCGCCGACTCGAAATTCAGGCGGCATTCATGGAGCAGCATCCGGAGCTCGGACTCTGTGGAACGTGGATCCGGTATTTTGGCGGTTCATCCCATTCGATTCTTAAAAGGCCCCTGCACCATGCGGAAATACAGGCCTTTACCCTGCTCGACACCCCGTTCGCCCATCCGACGATGATGCTGCGGCGGGACATGATAGAACGGGATCAACTACGATTTAACGGCGATTTTTTCCCGACGGAAGATTTCGAGCTGTGGACCCGTGCCCTACGCACCTTGCCAGCCGCCAATCTTCCGCAGGTATTGCTCCGCTACCGCATCCATGGCAAAAGCCTGACTGTTGCCGATTGGTCAACCATGGATGATCAGGCCGTTCGGATCATCCAAACACAATTGCAATCCCTGGGTCTTGCCCCAAGTCCGGACGAACTGCGATTCCACCGACAATTAGCCATGGGGCGCCTAGATATGACGGCCGCCATACTGGATCAGGCGGAAGTATGGTTAACCCGCCTGATCGACGTCAACCAGTCAGCCCGTACGTTTGCGCCGGACGCCCTGGAATCCATCCTTGGCGACGTCTGGTTCCGCACCTGCATGCATAGCGCCAAACTTGGATTCTGGGTTGCCACCCGCTATCATCAATCATCACTAGGCACCCGTGACAAACAACGGACTCAACACGAATGGCTGATGCGACTCGCGGCATTAAAAGCGAAACTTTCATGA
- a CDS encoding glycosyltransferase, with the protein MTLPLVTIGILSWNRLHYLRATLESAHLCLQYPNIEWIVSDNESEEPGIRDYIESCEWVQHKLFKKQTHAAAMNQMVDMAKGQYLIIWPEDVQFTGKGDWLADLVEILDQHRFIGSIGLDFQRKCTLIERFETSCLKNRSMALQEFKRFGLQFRRRKTVTSSRGVKVRTCGFTMPGICGSGIPSLTRTEVWRQLGPWKTTKGKGADLIDSSLGAEDDMVSRFFSRGEPLQMGYMVKPVAADILTDPTGCKAKVRENRRYGVYLPAPEGTVYYRIRDAAAIPDPPSDFPISFMEGVEPIGFAIPTDLNGDRLKSSINTTVVTAI; encoded by the coding sequence ATGACCCTGCCACTTGTGACCATCGGAATCCTGAGCTGGAACCGACTGCATTATCTCCGGGCAACCCTTGAATCCGCACACCTTTGCCTTCAATACCCGAATATTGAATGGATCGTTTCAGATAATGAATCTGAAGAGCCCGGGATTCGCGACTACATCGAAAGTTGCGAGTGGGTGCAACACAAGCTGTTCAAGAAGCAAACCCATGCCGCCGCCATGAATCAGATGGTCGACATGGCTAAGGGGCAGTATCTTATCATCTGGCCTGAAGACGTTCAATTCACAGGGAAAGGCGACTGGCTAGCAGACCTCGTCGAAATTCTGGATCAGCATCGTTTTATTGGGAGCATTGGGCTCGATTTCCAACGAAAATGCACCCTGATCGAACGTTTTGAAACCTCCTGCCTCAAAAATCGCTCGATGGCCCTACAGGAATTCAAACGATTTGGCCTGCAGTTCAGACGCCGCAAAACCGTCACCTCCTCACGTGGCGTCAAAGTTCGGACCTGTGGATTTACCATGCCCGGTATCTGCGGCTCAGGAATTCCCAGCCTGACACGAACTGAAGTCTGGCGCCAACTTGGCCCCTGGAAAACGACTAAGGGCAAAGGCGCCGACCTGATAGACTCCTCCTTGGGCGCCGAGGACGACATGGTTTCCCGATTTTTTAGTAGAGGCGAGCCGCTCCAGATGGGCTACATGGTCAAGCCGGTCGCGGCAGACATTCTCACTGACCCAACTGGATGCAAAGCCAAGGTCCGGGAAAATCGCCGTTATGGCGTTTACCTTCCTGCGCCCGAAGGAACGGTCTATTACAGGATCCGGGATGCTGCCGCAATCCCTGATCCGCCGTCGGATTTCCCGATTTCATTCATGGAAGGGGTTGAGCCCATAGGATTTGCAATTCCCACGGACTTGAATGGAGATCGATTGAAATCCTCCATCAATACCACCGTCGTAACTGCCATATAA
- a CDS encoding DUF5672 family protein, producing the protein MNTHNTQSFVAKCDVCVILIVYRTTLDRFEKLSLNQCLATLGKHTIKTIAPTGLPLPKPLQAFPCERFAPEFFTDVAGYNRLMLSPEFYARFLDFRHILIHQLDAFVFKDELNIWCEHNFDYIGAPWLGVKFPTKESTYAGLPEWSWRRRFPDQPRHYVVGNGGFSLRRVETMHRILTEFAEIRHLWGTRHEDAFWGIAVPECIGDQFRLPSFDDAVAFAFETQPSECYERNNLQLPFGCHAWHKLDPAFWQPHFKSLGRNFTLPGYAWQDRLEQIYSRFPLLRSKR; encoded by the coding sequence ATGAACACGCATAATACTCAATCATTTGTGGCCAAATGTGATGTTTGTGTAATTCTGATTGTTTACCGGACCACCTTGGATCGCTTTGAAAAGCTGTCTCTTAACCAATGCCTGGCAACTCTTGGCAAACATACCATCAAGACAATTGCCCCCACAGGATTACCCCTGCCCAAGCCCCTGCAAGCGTTTCCGTGCGAACGATTTGCGCCTGAATTTTTCACCGATGTGGCCGGCTACAACCGCTTGATGTTATCTCCTGAATTTTATGCACGCTTCTTGGACTTCCGCCATATTCTAATCCATCAGCTGGACGCTTTTGTTTTCAAGGACGAGCTGAATATATGGTGTGAGCACAACTTTGATTACATCGGGGCTCCCTGGCTGGGTGTCAAATTCCCCACCAAGGAAAGCACCTATGCCGGTTTGCCTGAATGGAGTTGGCGGCGGCGGTTCCCGGATCAACCCCGCCACTATGTTGTGGGTAATGGAGGATTTTCTCTCCGCCGCGTGGAAACAATGCATAGGATCCTTACCGAATTTGCGGAGATTCGACATCTTTGGGGAACACGCCACGAAGACGCTTTCTGGGGTATTGCCGTGCCAGAATGTATCGGAGACCAATTCCGGTTACCCTCATTTGATGACGCGGTAGCGTTCGCCTTTGAAACACAACCCTCAGAATGTTATGAGCGGAATAACCTTCAACTTCCCTTTGGGTGCCATGCCTGGCATAAACTCGATCCAGCCTTCTGGCAACCGCACTTCAAGTCACTGGGCCGCAACTTCACACTGCCCGGCTACGCTTGGCAAGATCGCCTGGAACAAATTTATAGCCGCTTCCCCCTCTTGAGGAGTAAACGATGA
- a CDS encoding glycosyltransferase family 4 protein, which yields MKPLLTYLWLIKMALIEYQRWRTPKRDGRVHVFYGYEKLPSRFESASGGIIKCQDLEVQFPNTPVSPNLLYLVSSALPPHLQVLIRAAKRAGCPIVLNQNGVAYPAWHPQGWKQANEPLALAYHAANWVFYQSDFCRVSAERYLGPRTGSGEILFNPVNTNDFFPGPRFGQPTGSPTILVSGSHLFRYRLKTSLLAFAEFHKKHPDARMIIAGRYCWGPDETACRREIQNLAISLNLYETIDWRGVYTQEQAPALMHEADLLLHPKFNDPCPRLVVEAMACGLPIVYSHSGGVPELVGPDAGVGVPAPLDWENDHPPTAHELAVAIESVLENHVAMSIAARERAVQHLDVEFWRQRHHTLFNLIQKR from the coding sequence ATGAAACCACTCCTTACATATCTGTGGCTTATAAAAATGGCGCTGATCGAGTACCAGCGCTGGCGGACGCCCAAACGCGACGGGAGAGTCCATGTGTTCTATGGTTACGAAAAGCTCCCTTCCCGCTTTGAATCCGCCTCTGGCGGCATTATCAAATGTCAGGATTTAGAAGTGCAATTCCCTAATACACCGGTTTCACCAAATCTCCTTTATCTGGTCAGCAGCGCCCTCCCTCCCCACCTCCAGGTCTTGATCCGTGCCGCCAAGCGGGCGGGCTGCCCGATTGTACTCAACCAGAACGGAGTTGCATATCCCGCCTGGCATCCGCAGGGTTGGAAACAGGCAAATGAGCCCCTTGCCCTTGCCTATCACGCAGCGAACTGGGTTTTCTATCAAAGCGATTTCTGTCGTGTAAGCGCAGAACGTTATCTGGGGCCACGAACAGGATCTGGAGAAATCTTATTCAACCCCGTAAACACAAATGATTTTTTCCCAGGCCCCCGGTTCGGCCAGCCTACCGGCTCACCGACAATCCTTGTCTCGGGTAGCCATCTATTCCGTTATCGGCTGAAGACCTCTCTTCTTGCATTTGCAGAATTTCACAAAAAGCACCCTGACGCACGAATGATCATTGCCGGACGTTATTGCTGGGGACCCGACGAAACCGCCTGTCGGCGCGAGATTCAAAACTTAGCGATAAGCTTGAATCTGTATGAAACCATCGACTGGAGGGGAGTCTATACCCAGGAGCAAGCACCTGCGCTTATGCATGAAGCGGATCTCCTGCTACACCCGAAATTCAATGACCCCTGCCCTCGCCTCGTCGTTGAGGCCATGGCCTGCGGACTTCCAATTGTGTATTCGCATTCAGGCGGTGTCCCGGAACTGGTTGGCCCTGATGCCGGAGTTGGAGTTCCCGCCCCACTCGACTGGGAAAACGACCACCCCCCAACAGCACATGAACTTGCCGTCGCGATTGAGTCAGTACTTGAAAACCACGTGGCTATGTCGATCGCGGCCCGTGAAAGAGCCGTTCAGCACTTGGATGTTGAATTCTGGCGCCAGCGCCACCACACTCTTTTCAATCTGATACAAAAACGATGA
- a CDS encoding glycosyltransferase family 4 protein, translated as MNPLSHLAQIPITLGRRTIASFWQPYSRLIFISDTASWVIDEEMRAISAVATSLGIQVAKPCWERGSRRQSLFYGSQFYLLSDDWLHSSHRIGVAYFHGKPGTGVPEFDELFNKVKQHHDRLARVQVSHSEMRDVLLTTGIAPAKLHLIPIGITLSLFQKQTAELKQQFRAKYGIPQSATVVGSFQKDGIGWGDGLEPKLIKGPDIFVQAMAALKSRIPELCVVLSGPARGYIKAGLKKRGIPYRHFNLPHYADIGELFQTLDLYMITSRQEGGPKAVLESMASGIPLVTTRVGQAMDMVRHGENGWMTDVDNVEGLAHWAQWCLEHPVERDRAVSAGLITAADNEYSRQTPLWKKFLEGFVAEK; from the coding sequence ATGAATCCCCTCTCCCACCTTGCCCAAATCCCCATTACCCTCGGAAGGCGTACCATTGCCTCCTTCTGGCAACCCTATTCCCGTCTTATTTTCATCAGCGATACAGCCTCCTGGGTGATTGACGAGGAAATGCGGGCTATTTCCGCCGTCGCCACCTCACTCGGCATCCAAGTGGCAAAACCTTGCTGGGAGCGTGGATCCCGCCGACAATCCCTCTTCTATGGAAGCCAGTTCTACCTTTTATCTGATGACTGGCTCCACTCTTCCCATCGCATCGGAGTCGCCTATTTCCACGGTAAACCCGGCACCGGCGTTCCGGAATTTGATGAGCTTTTCAATAAAGTGAAGCAACATCATGACCGATTGGCACGGGTTCAGGTCAGTCATAGTGAAATGCGGGACGTCCTGCTCACCACCGGCATTGCCCCTGCAAAACTACACCTTATTCCCATCGGGATCACGCTCTCTCTCTTCCAAAAGCAAACGGCTGAACTTAAACAGCAATTCCGGGCTAAATACGGCATTCCACAATCAGCTACAGTAGTGGGTTCATTTCAAAAAGACGGGATCGGTTGGGGCGATGGGCTTGAACCGAAACTAATCAAAGGACCTGATATCTTTGTGCAGGCTATGGCCGCATTAAAATCTCGCATTCCCGAACTATGCGTCGTCTTGTCAGGCCCCGCCCGCGGGTACATCAAGGCTGGTTTGAAAAAAAGGGGTATACCCTACCGTCATTTTAATCTACCCCATTACGCTGATATCGGAGAATTATTCCAAACCCTCGACCTCTACATGATTACATCCCGACAGGAAGGTGGGCCCAAGGCGGTTTTAGAATCGATGGCCAGCGGCATCCCACTGGTAACAACCCGCGTGGGGCAGGCCATGGATATGGTCCGTCACGGAGAGAACGGGTGGATGACTGACGTCGATAACGTGGAAGGTCTTGCTCATTGGGCACAGTGGTGCCTGGAGCATCCAGTTGAGCGAGATCGCGCTGTGTCCGCGGGGCTCATTACCGCCGCAGATAATGAATACAGCCGGCAGACACCGTTATGGAAGAAATTCCTGGAAGGATTTGTGGCAGAGAAATGA
- a CDS encoding glycosyltransferase, with protein sequence MEKRGFRIEGNAISKKSRACLFNSFNFDTARLKAFCHQGCRMVHRVDGPIGVYRGFDDGTDRHICHINRELADATIFQSHYSLQKHQELGLEFKNPMVVPNATDPAIFHRKGRLPFDTNRKIKIISVSWSDNINKGAPVYQWLDEYLDWSRYEYTFIGRSPITFKNIQMKAPRPSADLAQELRQNDIYITASRNDPCSNSLLEALACGLPSLYLNSGGHPEITGQAGLPFTDPLEIPLLLEQLAANYRQFQASIQVPEISKITSRYLEAMGLNP encoded by the coding sequence ATGGAAAAACGTGGATTCCGGATTGAGGGCAACGCCATTTCAAAAAAAAGCCGGGCCTGCCTTTTCAACTCTTTCAATTTCGATACCGCGCGCCTAAAGGCGTTTTGTCACCAGGGTTGCCGGATGGTTCACCGGGTTGATGGGCCTATTGGCGTCTATCGCGGGTTTGATGACGGTACTGACCGCCACATCTGCCACATCAACCGGGAGTTGGCTGACGCCACAATCTTCCAATCCCATTACAGCCTCCAGAAACACCAGGAATTGGGATTGGAATTTAAAAACCCGATGGTAGTCCCGAACGCCACTGACCCCGCCATTTTTCATCGAAAAGGGCGCCTCCCCTTCGACACCAATCGAAAAATCAAAATAATCTCCGTGAGTTGGTCCGACAACATCAATAAAGGGGCTCCAGTCTACCAGTGGTTGGACGAGTATCTTGACTGGTCCCGGTATGAATACACCTTCATCGGGCGTTCCCCTATTACCTTCAAAAACATTCAAATGAAGGCACCTCGCCCCTCGGCCGACTTGGCTCAGGAGCTTCGGCAAAACGACATTTACATCACCGCCAGCCGGAATGATCCCTGTTCCAATTCCCTCCTGGAGGCGCTGGCCTGTGGACTTCCTTCCCTGTACCTGAATAGCGGTGGACACCCGGAGATTACCGGACAAGCCGGCCTGCCCTTTACCGATCCCCTCGAAATACCCCTGTTGCTGGAGCAACTTGCAGCAAACTATCGGCAGTTCCAAGCGAGTATCCAGGTGCCAGAAATCAGCAAAATTACTAGCCGTTATCTTGAAGCTATGGGGCTCAACCCATGA